A single genomic interval of Alteromonas sp. CI.11.F.A3 harbors:
- a CDS encoding CoA transferase subunit B: MALSRDQIAMRVAQEFKDGDYVNLGIGIPTLAASFVPEGISVMLQSENGLLGMGPYPQEDELDADMINAGKETVTAITGASIFNSAESFAMIRGGHVDFTVLGAFEVDVNGNIASWMIPGKLVKGMGGAMDLVAGAKNIIVTMTHTDKHGNPKLLNECTLPLTGVNCITRIITDLAVLEVVDGAFLLKERAPGVTVEDIQAKTGGKLIVSENVTEMQV, encoded by the coding sequence ATGGCATTATCACGAGATCAAATAGCAATGCGTGTGGCTCAAGAATTCAAAGATGGCGATTATGTTAATTTGGGAATAGGTATTCCTACGTTAGCCGCTAGTTTTGTGCCTGAAGGCATTAGTGTAATGCTGCAATCTGAAAATGGCTTGCTGGGCATGGGCCCCTACCCTCAGGAAGATGAGCTAGACGCAGATATGATTAACGCGGGTAAAGAAACCGTTACCGCCATTACCGGAGCTTCAATTTTTAACTCTGCGGAAAGCTTCGCCATGATCCGTGGCGGTCACGTTGATTTTACCGTGCTAGGTGCGTTTGAAGTAGACGTAAACGGTAATATTGCGTCGTGGATGATACCCGGAAAGCTCGTAAAAGGTATGGGGGGCGCTATGGACTTAGTAGCAGGCGCTAAAAACATTATTGTGACCATGACCCACACCGATAAACATGGTAACCCAAAACTCCTCAATGAATGCACCTTACCGCTAACGGGTGTAAATTGCATAACCCGAATTATTACCGATCTTGCTGTATTAGAAGTGGTTGATGGCGCCTTTTTACTTAAAGAACGTGCTCCGGGTGTAACGGTTGAAGATATACAAGCAAAAACCGGCGGCAAATTGATTGTTTCGGAAAATGTGACCGAAATGCAGGTATAA
- a CDS encoding DEAD/DEAH box helicase, translated as MLVTDLPVHHKIITKLESRNFTELTEIQEKSMLPAIQGKDIIASSKTGSGKTLAFLIPAINRMMSQKALSRQDPRALILAPTRELAKQVFIEAKTMCTGLNLSCTLVVGGENYNDQVKALRRNPHIIVGTAGRVADHLKDKSVFLNGLELLIFDEADRMLDLGFSEQLNMINEFANHRKRQTMLFSATLDSIELNYMTARLTKAAVRVSVGDSTAHHGDIQQQCFFADNIEHKDALLHHEISNRTYNQAIVFTATREDTDRLTTMLNKDKLEAIALRGDLPQNQRAAIMSEFARGQHSVLVTTDVASRGLDLSKVGLVINFDLPKNADEYIHRIGRTGRAGQKGEAASFVGPRDWKSFIVLKAHLQYELECEAHEALPAKFKGVKAPTPKQDTQKNKASKQDGAEAAVAKKVRRVDTMAGTEIGMAPVKRKPRKVELEPEDDTEFESGVNADDSVDTDLNNSDKNS; from the coding sequence TTGCTAGTTACTGACTTACCCGTTCATCACAAAATCATTACCAAACTCGAAAGTAGAAACTTTACCGAGCTTACTGAAATTCAGGAAAAAAGTATGCTTCCTGCTATTCAGGGTAAAGATATTATTGCCTCATCTAAAACGGGATCGGGTAAGACACTCGCATTTTTAATTCCGGCCATAAATAGAATGATGTCGCAAAAGGCGTTAAGTCGACAAGACCCTCGCGCGCTTATCCTTGCACCTACTCGCGAATTAGCGAAGCAAGTTTTCATAGAAGCCAAAACCATGTGTACGGGATTGAACCTGTCTTGCACGTTGGTTGTGGGCGGCGAAAACTATAATGATCAGGTGAAAGCGTTACGCCGAAACCCACATATTATTGTGGGCACTGCTGGCCGAGTGGCCGATCATTTGAAAGACAAAAGTGTATTTTTAAATGGCCTAGAGCTGCTTATTTTTGATGAAGCCGATCGCATGCTTGATTTAGGCTTTTCAGAACAGCTAAACATGATTAATGAGTTTGCAAACCACCGTAAACGCCAAACAATGCTGTTTTCTGCCACATTAGATAGCATTGAACTGAATTACATGACAGCGCGTTTAACGAAAGCTGCTGTTCGCGTATCGGTAGGTGATTCAACGGCACATCATGGCGATATTCAACAACAATGTTTCTTTGCCGATAATATCGAGCATAAAGACGCCCTGCTTCATCACGAAATTTCTAATCGTACTTATAATCAAGCAATTGTATTTACCGCAACCCGTGAAGATACCGACCGTTTAACCACCATGTTAAACAAAGACAAGCTTGAGGCCATCGCCTTACGAGGTGATTTACCACAAAATCAACGCGCTGCAATTATGAGTGAGTTCGCCCGCGGACAGCATTCTGTATTAGTGACTACCGATGTGGCATCAAGAGGCTTAGATTTATCTAAAGTTGGTTTGGTTATTAATTTTGATTTACCGAAAAATGCCGATGAATACATTCACCGTATTGGTAGAACTGGCCGTGCTGGGCAAAAAGGCGAAGCCGCTTCATTTGTTGGCCCTCGCGATTGGAAGAGCTTTATAGTGCTTAAGGCACATTTACAGTATGAACTGGAGTGCGAGGCTCACGAGGCACTACCCGCTAAATTTAAAGGGGTTAAAGCCCCTACGCCTAAACAAGATACGCAGAAAAATAAAGCCAGTAAGCAAGATGGTGCAGAAGCTGCTGTTGCGAAGAAAGTACGCCGCGTAGACACCATGGCAGGTACTGA
- the cysB gene encoding HTH-type transcriptional regulator CysB produces the protein MKLQQLRYIVEVLNNNLNVSATAESLYTSQPGISKQVRMLEDELGVQIFGRSGKHLTHVTDAGNDVINISREILAKVESIKAVAREHTLPDQGKLNIATTHTQARYALPDVIQGFMSKYPKVSLHMHQGTPSQISDLAAKGEADFAIATEALHLYNDLVMLPCYHWNRSVIVNKDHPLSKKGSIDISDIAKYPLVTYVFGFTGRSELDQAFERAGLTPKIVFTATDADVIKTYVRLGVGIGVIASMAVSDELDSDLVKIDASHLFDYSTTKIGFRKGSFLRSYMYDFIERFAPHLTKDKVEKAMMLKNNDEVEKMFKGVTLPVK, from the coding sequence ATGAAATTACAACAGCTACGTTACATAGTAGAAGTACTTAACAATAATCTGAATGTTTCTGCCACGGCAGAAAGTTTATATACCTCTCAGCCGGGCATTAGTAAGCAGGTGAGAATGCTAGAGGATGAGTTGGGTGTACAGATTTTTGGGCGTAGTGGAAAACATCTAACCCATGTTACTGATGCCGGAAACGATGTCATTAATATATCTCGCGAAATCCTGGCGAAAGTAGAAAGTATTAAAGCGGTGGCTCGAGAGCATACGCTACCAGACCAAGGTAAGCTGAATATTGCTACTACGCATACACAAGCACGTTACGCGCTGCCTGATGTAATTCAAGGTTTTATGAGCAAGTACCCGAAGGTGTCTTTACACATGCACCAAGGTACGCCATCGCAAATTAGTGATTTGGCCGCTAAAGGCGAAGCCGACTTTGCTATTGCTACGGAAGCGTTGCATTTATACAACGACTTAGTGATGCTGCCTTGTTATCACTGGAATCGTAGTGTGATTGTGAATAAAGACCATCCTTTGTCGAAGAAAGGCTCTATCGATATCAGTGATATCGCTAAATACCCCCTTGTCACCTATGTATTTGGTTTCACTGGTCGCTCAGAACTCGACCAAGCGTTTGAACGTGCAGGCCTTACACCTAAAATTGTATTCACTGCCACCGACGCCGACGTTATTAAAACTTATGTGCGATTAGGTGTGGGTATTGGTGTTATTGCTTCCATGGCGGTTAGCGATGAACTCGATTCAGATTTAGTGAAAATTGATGCAAGTCATTTATTCGATTACAGCACGACCAAAATTGGCTTTAGAAAAGGCTCTTTCCTACGAAGCTACATGTACGACTTTATCGAGCGCTTCGCTCCGCATTTAACAAAAGATAAAGTTGAAAAAGCCATGATGCTGAAAAACAATGACGAAGTAGAGAAGATGTTCAAAGGGGTAACCTTGCCGGTTAAATAG
- a CDS encoding LysR family transcriptional regulator, with protein sequence MNISYRNLQAFIHVAQSSTFAEAAIKLHLTQPALSSAIKKMEEQLGGKLFSRSTRHVALTKEGEALLPNAIRIMRDWDDTFGDIQNLFAMAKGRLTIAAMPSFAESHLPHLLKRYHQLAPNINLRILDVVMENVIYEVSEGRAEMGFTFEPQQNEGLIFTPLFDDCFVVVVHPQHELAKAKTVSWEACIEHPMVMMNRGSAVRMWTQQKISTVGDAVIVAETGQLGTLGQLIKQGLGIAIMPSLCIASMESIGLTVLNMKDDPLVKRVGMVKNAKRDMSVAGQALWTEVLHHYQR encoded by the coding sequence ATGAATATTTCATATAGAAATTTGCAGGCTTTTATTCACGTAGCGCAATCAAGCACGTTTGCTGAGGCGGCTATTAAGCTTCACCTTACCCAGCCGGCACTTTCTTCTGCAATAAAGAAAATGGAAGAACAGCTTGGCGGGAAATTGTTTAGTCGTAGCACCAGGCATGTGGCGTTAACCAAAGAAGGTGAAGCCTTATTACCCAACGCCATTAGAATAATGCGTGACTGGGACGACACTTTTGGTGATATACAGAACCTTTTCGCCATGGCAAAAGGGCGCCTAACCATTGCGGCTATGCCTTCCTTTGCAGAATCACATTTACCGCATTTACTTAAACGGTATCACCAACTTGCGCCTAATATTAACCTTCGAATTTTAGATGTGGTGATGGAGAACGTAATTTATGAAGTTTCTGAGGGCAGAGCCGAGATGGGCTTCACCTTCGAACCGCAGCAAAATGAGGGGCTTATATTTACACCTCTTTTCGACGATTGTTTTGTAGTGGTGGTACACCCCCAGCATGAATTAGCAAAAGCCAAAACGGTTAGCTGGGAAGCATGTATCGAACACCCTATGGTAATGATGAATAGGGGCTCTGCAGTAAGAATGTGGACTCAACAGAAAATAAGTACTGTGGGTGATGCGGTGATTGTTGCCGAAACGGGCCAGTTAGGTACCCTTGGTCAGCTAATTAAACAGGGATTAGGCATCGCTATTATGCCATCGCTGTGTATTGCATCAATGGAAAGCATTGGCCTAACCGTGCTTAATATGAAAGACGATCCCTTAGTGAAAAGGGTAGGTATGGTGAAAAACGCCAAGCGCGATATGTCAGTGGCTGGGCAAGCACTTTGGACTGAAGTGTTACACCACTACCAAAGGTAG
- a CDS encoding HAMP domain-containing sensor histidine kinase, translating to MSEKKQLTSPIDFSSVLAAAVHDMKNSLFLLIQSIENLSNDLAPENSKAREQVANVHYEASRLNTNLVQILSLYRAELESLPITVDECFVSDLIDDVVGSNNIYIEQKEIVVNANVDLDLSWYLDRELIYLLINDVLVNALRYGTSQICISAQVEDDCLHICVEDDGIGYPTSMLEKSHEDLADFQLSQGRTGLGLFFARLIASAHSQGQLQGEISLSNGGSLGGSVFRVKIP from the coding sequence ATGAGTGAAAAAAAGCAACTTACCTCTCCTATCGACTTTTCGTCGGTGCTAGCAGCTGCTGTGCACGATATGAAAAATTCGCTGTTTCTTCTTATCCAGTCAATTGAAAATCTGTCTAATGATTTAGCCCCTGAAAACAGTAAAGCACGAGAGCAAGTGGCTAATGTGCATTATGAGGCATCGCGGCTCAATACCAATCTAGTACAAATTTTATCACTTTATCGTGCAGAATTAGAAAGTCTGCCGATAACAGTAGATGAGTGTTTCGTTAGTGACTTAATAGACGATGTAGTTGGCTCTAATAATATTTACATTGAACAAAAAGAAATTGTGGTTAATGCGAATGTTGACCTAGATTTAAGTTGGTATTTAGATAGAGAACTTATTTACCTATTAATTAATGATGTGCTGGTGAATGCCCTTCGGTATGGAACCTCTCAAATTTGTATTTCAGCGCAGGTTGAAGATGATTGCTTACATATTTGTGTGGAAGATGATGGCATCGGCTATCCAACGTCTATGCTTGAAAAAAGCCACGAAGACTTAGCCGATTTTCAGCTTAGTCAAGGTAGAACCGGGTTAGGGCTTTTCTTTGCTAGACTTATTGCATCGGCTCACTCGCAAGGCCAACTGCAAGGAGAGATTTCTTTAAGTAATGGCGGTAGTCTTGGCGGAAGTGTATTTAGGGTAAAAATACCGTAA
- a CDS encoding CoA transferase subunit A → MSGFDKVVTTYQEAMDGLTDGMTVIAGGFGLCGIPEGLIAQVKTMGTKGLTVVSNNCGVDGFGLGILLEDKQIKKMVSSYVGENALFEKQLLNGELEVELTPQGTLAEKMRAGGAGIPAFYTATGYGTPVGEGKEVKTFNDRPYILEEAIKGDFAIVKAWKADRYGNCVYRHTAQNFNPMAATAGTITVVEAEEIVEPGELNPSEIHTPGIYVNRVIKGEFEKRIERKVVAKTASNTTAKESQ, encoded by the coding sequence ATGTCGGGATTTGACAAAGTCGTCACTACCTATCAAGAAGCCATGGACGGGCTGACCGATGGTATGACAGTTATTGCTGGTGGTTTTGGGCTATGCGGCATACCAGAAGGACTCATTGCTCAAGTTAAAACCATGGGCACTAAAGGCCTTACTGTGGTTTCTAATAATTGTGGTGTAGATGGTTTTGGACTAGGCATCTTGCTGGAAGACAAGCAAATTAAGAAAATGGTGTCTTCTTACGTAGGTGAAAACGCCCTGTTTGAAAAGCAATTATTAAATGGCGAGCTTGAAGTTGAACTTACACCGCAAGGCACGCTAGCCGAGAAGATGCGTGCTGGTGGTGCAGGTATTCCCGCTTTTTATACTGCTACTGGCTATGGCACGCCTGTAGGCGAAGGTAAGGAAGTGAAAACGTTTAATGACCGCCCTTATATCTTAGAAGAAGCTATTAAGGGCGACTTTGCCATAGTGAAAGCATGGAAGGCCGACCGATACGGAAACTGTGTTTATCGTCATACTGCACAAAACTTTAACCCTATGGCCGCCACTGCTGGCACCATTACAGTGGTAGAAGCAGAAGAGATTGTTGAACCAGGTGAGCTAAACCCTAGCGAAATTCATACCCCTGGCATTTATGTAAATAGAGTCATAAAAGGGGAATTTGAAAAACGCATAGAGCGTAAGGTTGTCGCAAAAACGGCAAGTAACACCACAGCAAAGGAGTCACAATAA